The Balnearium lithotrophicum genome includes a region encoding these proteins:
- a CDS encoding radical SAM protein — protein MGKKVNFFKEANNFTVFGSIPAFPIGVNYEAFRWCFRGCAYCFACINKKKIFDLSVGGLGSPSKLIHSTVSTVEKADKNPNPNSFLDWYLKNRYPIYASNNSDIFVPGCEGVSRQLLEIFDEYGFPFFFTTKGIHTKELFKTLIQMSTPRAGLITITSLSDKYRKKYEPESLSPEERFELVAKLNEAGIPTGINVVPFLHSQFPTLKEIEKLLTKAKEVGAREVTFGALNFRGGTLKIIPENFKFLELSPPASKYYYINRKGVYANFPKLSKLFQEIENISKDLEVRTSYQWELNTLIKSINYPLDDEGSYTVTYQNLVDTFSPKIVPTIQMILNELRKRKDSEIFVFTLSEFIETAKEVCNLIAFPYSQRFRDIHSSFQIDRAFSKALKQMSFLEMLRYGWLKEAGHNLFEDYTVWKVKDSEGNLLVDENGDPLAVFLPSIELLQAKTNPKDGVTDGVLSTEFLKEFGIEFE, from the coding sequence TTGGGTAAAAAGGTCAATTTCTTTAAAGAAGCCAACAACTTTACTGTTTTTGGTTCCATTCCAGCATTTCCTATAGGTGTTAACTATGAAGCCTTCCGCTGGTGTTTTAGAGGGTGTGCTTACTGTTTTGCCTGCATAAACAAGAAAAAAATATTTGACCTTTCTGTAGGTGGACTTGGCAGCCCTTCAAAGCTAATACACTCGACCGTTTCTACAGTAGAAAAGGCAGATAAGAACCCAAACCCTAACAGTTTCTTAGACTGGTATTTAAAGAACCGCTATCCTATTTATGCCTCCAATAATTCAGATATTTTTGTACCTGGCTGCGAAGGCGTCTCAAGACAACTATTAGAGATTTTTGATGAATATGGTTTCCCATTCTTTTTCACAACCAAAGGAATCCATACAAAAGAGCTGTTTAAAACTCTCATTCAGATGTCCACTCCAAGAGCTGGATTGATAACAATAACCTCTCTAAGTGATAAATACAGAAAAAAGTATGAACCTGAATCTCTATCTCCTGAAGAAAGATTCGAGCTTGTTGCCAAGCTCAATGAAGCTGGAATTCCAACTGGAATAAACGTTGTCCCATTTCTCCATTCACAATTTCCTACACTTAAGGAGATAGAGAAACTTTTGACGAAGGCAAAAGAAGTAGGGGCGAGAGAGGTAACTTTTGGAGCTCTAAACTTTAGAGGAGGAACTCTAAAGATAATTCCAGAGAATTTCAAGTTCCTTGAACTATCCCCTCCAGCAAGTAAGTATTACTACATCAATAGAAAGGGAGTATATGCCAATTTCCCTAAACTATCAAAACTTTTCCAGGAAATAGAAAATATTTCAAAAGACTTAGAAGTAAGAACAAGCTACCAATGGGAGCTCAATACATTAATAAAGTCGATTAATTATCCTTTAGATGATGAAGGAAGCTACACGGTAACCTACCAAAACCTTGTAGATACCTTTTCTCCAAAAATAGTTCCAACCATCCAGATGATTCTTAATGAACTTCGCAAGAGAAAGGACTCTGAAATCTTTGTCTTTACACTTTCCGAATTTATAGAAACTGCTAAGGAAGTTTGCAATTTAATTGCATTTCCATACTCCCAGAGGTTTAGAGATATCCATTCCAGCTTCCAGATAGATAGAGCTTTCTCAAAAGCCTTGAAACAGATGAGCTTTCTTGAAATGCTCAGATACGGCTGGTTAAAGGAGGCAGGACACAACCTCTTTGAAGACTACACTGTATGGAAAGTAAAGGACAGTGAAGGGAACCTGTTAGTAGACGAAAATGGAGACCCTCTCGCTGTATTCCTACCGTCAATAGAGCTCCTGCAGGCTAAAACAAATCCA